In Agromyces archimandritae, one genomic interval encodes:
- a CDS encoding glutamate-5-semialdehyde dehydrogenase, whose translation MAPELDPSVLDIRFAAAKAASRRLATATSDEKDAVLRALGAGLREQGAAVIAANEQDLAAGRANGLSDGLLDRLRLDERRVEALATAAEDIVDLPDPVGEVVRGSTLPNGIRIEQLRVPLGVVGAIYEARPNVTVDIAALAIKSGNAVVLRGGSAAEHSNRALLGVLRGALEAAGFPADAVQTVDDFGRDGARALMQARGHVDVLIPRGSAGLIRAVVEEATVPVIETGAGVVHMFLDASAREDWAVELVHNAKVQRPSVCNALETLLVHRDAAERLLPAVVDRLVEAGVTVHGDERVRAIRPDATPIEPDEWATEHLSLDLSVGIVDSLDDALEHIRRYSTKHTEAIVTADVENAERFLAEVDAAAVLVNASTRFTDGAEFGFGAEVGISTQKLHARGPMGLPELTSTKWLVRGRGHVRG comes from the coding sequence ATGGCACCCGAGCTCGACCCCAGCGTCCTCGACATCCGTTTCGCAGCGGCCAAAGCCGCTTCTCGCAGGCTCGCGACGGCCACGAGCGATGAGAAGGATGCGGTGCTGCGTGCGCTCGGAGCCGGACTGCGCGAGCAGGGCGCGGCGGTCATCGCGGCGAACGAGCAGGATCTGGCCGCCGGCCGTGCGAACGGGCTGTCGGACGGCCTGCTCGACCGGCTCCGGCTCGATGAACGCCGGGTGGAGGCCCTCGCGACCGCGGCCGAGGACATCGTCGACCTGCCGGACCCCGTGGGCGAGGTCGTGCGCGGCAGCACGCTGCCGAACGGGATCCGCATCGAACAGCTCCGCGTGCCGCTCGGGGTCGTCGGGGCGATCTACGAGGCCAGGCCGAACGTGACCGTCGACATCGCCGCGCTGGCGATCAAGAGCGGCAACGCCGTGGTGCTCCGCGGCGGCTCGGCCGCCGAGCACAGCAACCGCGCCCTGCTCGGGGTGCTCCGCGGAGCGCTGGAGGCGGCCGGCTTCCCGGCGGATGCGGTGCAGACGGTCGACGACTTCGGCCGCGACGGCGCACGCGCGCTCATGCAGGCGCGCGGCCACGTCGACGTGCTCATCCCGCGCGGCAGCGCCGGGCTGATCCGCGCCGTCGTCGAGGAGGCGACGGTGCCGGTCATCGAGACGGGCGCCGGCGTCGTGCACATGTTCCTCGACGCGAGCGCCAGGGAGGACTGGGCGGTCGAGCTCGTGCACAATGCGAAGGTGCAGCGGCCGAGCGTGTGCAATGCGCTCGAGACGCTGCTCGTGCACCGCGACGCCGCCGAACGGCTCCTGCCGGCGGTCGTCGACCGCCTGGTCGAGGCCGGCGTGACCGTGCACGGCGACGAGCGCGTTCGCGCGATCCGCCCGGACGCGACGCCGATCGAGCCCGACGAATGGGCGACGGAGCATTTGAGCCTCGACCTCTCGGTCGGCATCGTCGACTCCCTCGACGACGCGCTCGAACACATCCGCCGCTACTCCACGAAGCACACCGAGGCGATCGTGACGGCGGACGTCGAGAACGCCGAGCGCTTCCTCGCGGAGGTGGATGCCGCCGCGGTGCTCGTGAACGCCTCCACCCGCTTCACGGACGGCGCGGAGTTCGGCTTCGGCGCCGAAGTGGGCATCTCGACGCAGAAACTGCACGCGCGCGGCCCGATGGGCCTGCCGGAGCTCACGAGCACGAAGTGGCTCGTCCGCGGCCGCGGGCATGTGCGCGGATGA